The Lycium ferocissimum isolate CSIRO_LF1 chromosome 1, AGI_CSIRO_Lferr_CH_V1, whole genome shotgun sequence genome includes a region encoding these proteins:
- the LOC132051733 gene encoding protein LIFEGUARD 2-like has translation MWNRKDDVEAGSVPLYPMMLESPELRWSFIRKVYSIICIQLLLTIAVASVVVTVHPISLFFTTTNAGLGLYIVLIITPFITLCPLSYYHQKHPVNYLLLGVFTVSLAFTIGLTCAFTSGKVILEAVILTTAVVISLTLYTFWAAKRGQDFNFLGPFLFGALIVLILFSFIQIFFPLGKISVMIYGGLASIIFCGYIVYDTDNLIKRYTYDEYIWAAISLYLDVINLFLSLLTIFRAADS, from the exons atgtggAACCGGAAAGATGACGTGGAAGCCGGAAGTGTTCCGTTATATCCGATGATGTTGGAAAGTCCAGAACTACGATGGTCATTTATTAGAAAAGTGTACTCCATTATTTGTATACAGTTGCTTTTGACTATTGCTGTTGCCTCcgttgttgttactgttcatcccATTTCACTCTTCTTTACAACTACAAATGCTGGATTGGGACTTTATATTGTTCTCATCATCACTCCCTTTATTA cGTTATGCCCATTGTCTTACTATCACCAGAAACATCCGGTTAATTACTTGCTTCTTGGGGTGTTTACGGTTTCTCTTGCCTTTACTATTGGATTGACTTGCGCATTCACCAGCG GCAAAGTAATTCTGGAGGCAGTCATACTGACGACAGCGGTGGTGATTAGTCTGACATTATACACCTTCTGGGCGGCTAAAAGAGGCCAAGATTTCAATTTCCTGGGGCCTTTCTTGTTCGGTGCTCTAATTGTCCTTATTTTGTTTTCCTTCATCCAG ATTTTCTTCCCTTTGGGTAAGATCTCAGTGATGATTTATGGTGGTCTGGCGTCGATCATATTCTGTGGATACATTGTCTACGATACGGACAATTTAATCAAGCGCTACACTTACGATGAGTACATCTGGGCTGCTATATCCTTGTATCTCGATGTCATCAACTTGTTCCTTTCTCTATTGACCATCTTCAGGGCTGCTGACAGTTAG